A region from the Brassica napus cultivar Da-Ae chromosome C8, Da-Ae, whole genome shotgun sequence genome encodes:
- the LOC106412687 gene encoding uncharacterized protein LOC106412687 has translation MWAIELSEHDIGFKNRTAAKSHVLADFLIELATELEQDLILPSQNWILHVDGSSTNKGSGAGVQLQSPTGELIRQSFSFGFAASNNEAEYESLIAGLRLAKAVKAKRLSAYCDSPLVTSQFSGDYNARNERMDAYLKVLQTLAKDFEFFELTKVPRGEYVCADALAALGSRLRDQVKRTIPIHKINKPSIELTPDETTIVAPVSEAVAMEEDSATEEIEAPDWRTEFIDYLVDGKLPLEKWIPRRLKTRSAHYAVLDGELHRWTATKVLLKGIHGEETGLVMAETHEGAAGNNSGGRALALKVKILGFYWPTMNMDCEAYAQRCDQCQRHDSTIHCPTELLRTMTAPYPFMRWGMYIIGLMSCSRQKRFVLVLTDYFTKWIEVEAFANITEKEVQRFVWKNIIYRYGLPYEIVTDNGSQFILNKFREFCERWRIRLNTSSPRYPQSNGQAEASNKIIIDGLKKRLDLKRDDVPMNSTASYGRTERLLEERLSQFPSRWPTESRLWLSQK, from the coding sequence ATGTGGGCTATCGAGCTTAGTGAGCACGACATTGGGTTCAAAAATCGGACGGCGGCAAAATCGCATGTCCTCGCCGACTTCCTTATCGAACTCGCGACAGAGCTGGAGCAAGACCTAATCCTCCCAAGTCAAAACTGGATTCTCCACGTCGACGGTTCGTCGACAAACAAAGGATCGGGAGCAGGAGTCCAACTGCAGTCACCAACAGGTGAATTAATCAGACAGTCGTTCAGTTTCGGCTTCGCCGCTTCGAACAACGAGGCAGAATACGAGTCGCTCATCGCAGGATTACGACTAGCCAAGGCAGTCAAGGCAAAACGGCTCAGTGCATACTGCGACTCGCCGCTCGTCACCAGTCAGTTCAGTGGTGACTACAATGCCCGCAATGAACGAATGGACGCCTACCTCAAAGTTCTCCAAACGCTCGCTAAGGACTTTGAGTTTTTCGAACTCACGAAAGTCCCTAGAGGGGAATACGTGTGCGCCGACGCCCTCGCTGCCTTAGGCAGCAGACTACGAGATCAAGTTAAACGAACCATCCCGATCCACAAGATTAACAAACCGAGCATCGAGCTGACGCCCGACGAAACGACTATCGTAGCACCCGTATCCGAAGCTGTTGCTATGGAAGAGGACTCTGCGACAGAAGAAATCGAAGCCCCCGACTGGAGAACAGAGTTCATCGATTACCTTGTTGATGGAAAATTACCCCTCGAGAAGTGGATCCCGAGACGACTCAAAACACGAAGTGCCCACTACGCCGTCCTGGATGGAGAACTCCACCGATGGACCGCAACCAAAGTACTCTTGAAGGGCATCCATGGCGAAGAAACGGGTCTCGTCATGGCCGAAACGCACGAAGGCGCCGCAGGAAATAATTCTGGAGGACGAGCACTCGCATTAAAAGTCAAAATCCTCGGCTTTTACTGGCCAACGATGAACATGGACTGCGAAGCATACGCTCAACGATGCGATCAATGTCAGCGACACGATTCAACTATCCATTGCCCGACAGAGCTCTTGCGTACAATGACGGCTCCGTACCCTttcatgcgatggggaatgTACATAATCGGGCTTATGTCATGCTCCCGACAGAAGCGTTTCGTCCTAGTCTTAACCGACTACTTCACAAAATGGATCGAGGTGGAAGCTTTCGCCAACATAACAGAAAAAGAGGTCCAACGGTTCGTCTGGAAGAACATCATCTATCGCTACGGCCTGCCTTACGAGATAGTGACCGACAATGGCTCCCAATTCATATTGAACAAGTTTCGAGAATTCTGCGAGAGGTGGAGGATCCGCCTCAATACATCAAGCCCGAGATACCCGCAGAGTAATGGTCAAGCCGAGGCGTCCAACAAGATAATAAttgacggactgaagaaacgcctTGACTTGAAAAGGGATGATGTGCCGATGAACTCGACGGCGTCCTATGGTCGCACAGAACGACTCCTCGAGGAGCGACTAAGTCAATTCCCTTCTCGATGGCCCACAGAGTCAAGGCTATGGCTCTCGCAGAAGTGA
- the LOC106412689 gene encoding uncharacterized protein LOC106412689, whose product MAEACKIREMRSTGNTLSWSGKRDHVWIQCRLDCSFGNDEWFRLFPQSSTEYMRTWSSDHRPLRIEFALEPESLKRGRFYFDKRMYGKRGVEEAIVRGWEAENDSPNLTVLERIVRCRTELAKLKKASDWNSKTQIEGLQNELDREDVIIAHNNVIIVHELVHRLRTNDTIGCRSMAVKTDMSKAYDRVEWNFLEVLLEKMGFDRRWISWTMSCISTVSFSILLNGRSHAKGKLHGVKLAATSPPVHHLLFADDSLLMCDASVIESEEITRCLKLYGDASGQLINQTKSLIIFGSRIEDQTKADIKLALGIDREGCEGTYLGLQECFQRSTKDLLNSIKEKLEGRLQGWYSKTLSLGAKETSVQGSQVLLLSKPKEQGGLGFHDIGRFNQTLLGKQAWRIWSNPNSLVSRVLKGKYLKRGTFLDCGIGSRPPFAWRSIMHGRELLTQGLVRKIGNGTSSNVWGEKWIIDIIPRPPMYKENITTNLALNVSDLLIQGTSMWNLNLLFQTFTPEDVERIMMIRPCVNQEDSIRWGFTKRGDYPTQSCYKLLEALVDFEHPQTRALPLIERQLWRNIWKIKAPPKIKHFIWRALSGALAVKERLITRGIQMDTTSNVPFPTSGFSRNSVFLNFVHLLKVSDSKAGEPTSRNVFPWLVWELWKARNALAFENKSLSAHTIAAKAFEEAYSWQNTLNLTENSGGLHEEGE is encoded by the exons ATGGCTGAAGCTTGTAAAATCAGGGAGATGAGATCCACGGGTAATACCTTGTCATGGTCTGGAAAGAGGGACCACGTTTGGATACAGTGTCGCCTGGATTGTAGCTTTGGCAATGATGAATGGTTCCGTCTCTTTCCTCAATCTTCAACAGAATATATGAGAACGTGGTCATCAGATCATCGCCCTCTAAGAATAGAGTTTGCTCTGGAACCAGAGAGCTTGAAGAGAGGACGTTTTTACTTTGACAAACGGATGTATGGAAAGAGAGGTGTAGAGGAAGCCATAGTTCGGGGATGGGAGGCTGAGAATGACTCCCCGAATCTAACGGTACTGGAGCGCATTGTGCGTTGTAGGACAGAGCTAGCTAAACTCAAAAAGGCTAGTGACTGGAACTCCAAAACGCAGATAGAGGGACTGCAGAATGAACTCGATCGAGAAGATGTGATCATAGCGCATAACAATGTGATCATAGTGCATGAGCTCGTGCATCGTTTGAGAACAAATGACACGATCGGATGTCGAAGTATGGCTGTCAAAACGGACATGTCTAAAGCCTACGACCGTGTTGAATGGAATTTCCTTGAGGTATTACTTGAGAAGATGGGATTCGATAGAAGATGGATCAGTTGGACGATGTCTTGCATAAGCACAGTCTCTTTCTCTATATTGCTCAATGGTAGATCACATG CTAAAGGCAAACTTCATGGCGTCAAACTTGCAGCGACAAGCCCTCCAGTTCATCATTTGTTGTTCGCAGACGACAGCCTGTTAATGTGTGATGCTTCTGTCATTGAGAGTGAAGAAATAACCAGATGTTTGAAGCTATATGGAGACGCTTCAGGCCAGCTTATTAATCAAACAAAGTCATTGATTATCTTCGGGAGTAGAATCGAAGATCAAACTAAAGCTGACATCAAACTGGCTTTGGGCATAGATAGAGAAGGTTGTGAAGGTACGTATTTGGGACTACAGGAATGTTTCCAGCGCTCCACAAAAGACCTTCTCAACTCTATAAAAGAAAAGCTTGAAGGTAGGCTCCAAGGATGGTACTCAAAGACGCTATCTCTAGGTGCAAAAGAG ACCTCTgtgcaaggatcacaagtgctaTTGTTGAGTAAACCTAAAGAGCAAGGAGGGCTTGGCTTTCATGATATTGGAAGATTCAACCAAACGCTCTTAGGTAAACAGGCATGGAGAATCTGGAGCAACCCTAACTCGCTAGTTTCAAGAGTACTCAAAGGGAAATATTTGAAAAGAGGGACTTTCTTAGACTGTGGTATAGGCTCACGACCCCCCTTTGCTTGGAGGAGCATTATGCATGGTAGAGAGCTTCTAACACAAGGTCTGGTTAGGAAAATAGGCAATGGAACTAGCTCTAATGTGTGGGGTGAAAAATGGATCATTGATATAATCCCAAGACCACCTATGTACAAGGAAAACATCACTACGAATCTGGCTCTCAACGTGTCCGACTTACTCATTCAAGGTACAAGCATGTGGAACCTGAACTTGCTGTTTCAGACTTTTACACCAGAGGATGTCGAGAGGATAATGATGATAAGACCATGCGTGAATCAGGAGGATTCAATACGGTGGGGCTTTACTAAGAGAGGTGATTACCCTACTCAGAGTTGTTATAAGTTGTTGGAAGCTTTAGTCGATTTCGAACATCCACAGACTAGAGCCTTACCTCTTATTGAGAGGCAACTTTGGAGGAATATCTGGAAAATCAAAGCACCACCAAAAATCAAACACTTCATTTGGAGAGCTCTTTCTGGTGCTCTAGCGGTAAAAGAACGCTTGATCACTCGTGGTATTCAGATGGACACTACGT CTAACGTGCCTTTTCCAACTTCGGGCTTCTCAAGGAATTCGGTGTTCTTAAACTTTGTTCACCTCTTAAAAGTCTCAGACTCAAAGGCAGGGGAACCCACTTCGCGGAATGTTTTCCCATGGTTAGTTTGGGAGCTATGGAAGGCGAGGAACGCTTTGGCGTTTGAAAATAAATCTCTATCGGCTCACACCATTGCTGCCAAAGCTTTCGAGGAAGCGTACTCTTGGCAGAACACCCTGAACCTTACTGAGAACTCTGGTGGCCTCCATGAAGAGGGGGAGTAA
- the LOC106415813 gene encoding endoplasmic reticulum-Golgi intermediate compartment protein 3-like has protein sequence MAGILNKLRNLDAYPKINEDFYSRTLSGGVITLVSSVVMFLLFFSELRLYLHSVTETKLVVDTSRGETLRINFDMTFPALACSILSVDAMDISGELHLDVKHDVIKRRLDSHGNIIESRQDGIGAAKIEKPLQKHGGRLEHNETYCGSCYGAEAEEHDCCNSCEDVREAYRKKGWGVTNPDLIDQCKREGFLQRVKDEEGEGCNIYGFLEVNKVAGNFHFAPGKSFHQAGVHVHDLLAFQKDSFNISHKINRLTFGDYFPGVVNPLDKVQWSQDTPNAMYQYFIKVVPTVYTDISGHTIQSNQFSVTEHVKSSEAGQLQSLPGVFFFYDLSPIKVTFTEEHISFLHFLTNVCAIVGGVFTVSGIIDAFIYHGQKAIKKKIEIGKFS, from the exons ATGGCGGGGATCCTGAATAAATTGCGGAATCTGGATGCTTATCCAAAGATCAATGAGGATTTTTACAGCCGTACGTTATCCGGCGGCGTTATCACCCTCGTCTCCTCCGTTGTTAtgttccttctcttcttctccgagCTAC gATTATATCTTCATAGCGTTACCGAGACGAAGCTCGTGGTGGATACTTCTAGAGGAGAGACGTTACGCATCAAT TTTGATATGACTTTTCCTGCTCTAGCATGTTCCATTCTAAGTGTTGATGCTATGGATATTAGTGGAGAGCTGCATCTTGACGTG AAACACGATGTCATTAAGAGAAGACTAGATTCTCATGGTAACATTATAGAATCAAGACAGGACGGTATAGGCGCTGCAaag ATTGAGAAGCCACTGCAGAAACATGGTGGTAGGCTGGAACATAATGAGACTTACTGTGGTTCTTGCTATGGTGCTGAAGCG GAAGAGCATGACTGCTGCAATTCATGTGAGGATGTTCGTGAAGCATATAGAAAAAAAGGGTGGGGTGTTACAAATCCAGATTTGATTGATCAG TGTAAACGAGAAGGTTTCTTACAAAGAGTAAAGGATGAAGAAGGTGAAGGATGTAATATCTATGGGTTCTTGGAGGTGAATAAAGTGGCGGGAAACTTCCACTTTGCTCCCGGGAAAAGCTTTCATCAGGCGGGCGTTCACGTTCATGATCTTCTTGCTTTTCAGAAAGACAGTTTTAAC ATAAGTCACAAGATCAATCGACTGACTTTTGGGGACTACTTTCCTGGTGTCGTGAACCCTCTTGACAA AGTCCAGTGGAGTCAAGACACACCCAATGCTATGTACCAATATTTTATCAAG GTTGTACCAACAGTATACACAGATATCAGTGGACACACAATTCAATCAAATCAG TTCTCAGTGACCGAACATGTTAAGAGCTCAGAAGCAGGTCAACTGCAATCCTTACCAGGAGTTTTCTTCTTCTATGATCTCTCTCCAATCAAG GTAACCTTCACAGAGGAGCATATATCGTTCTTGCACTTCTTGACTAATGTCTGTGCCATAGTTGGAG GTGTTTTCACGGTGTCTGGGATAATAGATGCGTTTATATATCATGGTCAAAAAGCAATCAAGAAGAAGATAGAAATCGGTAAATTTAGCTGA